Within Deltaproteobacteria bacterium, the genomic segment CCGCCCTGCGCCGCCAGGATGGCCGGCCGCTCGGCCAGGAGCAGCTTCCAGTTGAGCAGCAGGTCGTCGAAGTCCATCACGTTCAGGGCGGCCTTGCGCTCGGCGTAGCGGGCCGCGGCGGCGATCACCTCGTCGGAGAGCGAGGCGAAGTGGGGGTGCTTCTCGGCCAGGAGATCCGGCAGCGAGCTCTGGGTGTTCACCGCCATGGAGACCAGGCGGACCAGGAGGTCGGACTTGGGGAAGCGGCGCGGCAGATCGTGGAAGCCCAGCTCGGCCACGCAGGCCTTCATGAGATCGCCGGCGTCCTCCCGGTCGAGGATGCCGTAGCGGTCGCCGTAGCCCAGCTCGGAGGCGTGCTCGCGCAGGGTGAGGTGGGCGACGTGGTGGAAGGTGCCGCCCCAGAGCCGGCGCAGGTCGGCGCCGAGGGCCTCGCCCACCAGCTCGCGGACCCGGCCGACCATCTCCCGCGCCGCGCGGTTGGTGAAGGTGAGCAGGAGGATCTCCTCCGGGCGCACCCCCGACTCGATGAGCCGCGCCACCCGGTAGGTCAGGGTCCGGGTCTTGCCCGAGCCGGCGCCCGCGATGACCAGCAGCTGCCCTCCCCCGGCCTCGACCACCGCCCGCTGCTCGTCGTTGAGCTGGGCGGCGTAGTCGATGCGCCAGTTGACCTTCGCCGGAAGGTTGCTCTTGAGGGTGTAGCGTCGAGTGGCCATGTCGGGATCCCGGGTATATCCAATACCCCTGACATGAGCACCGAGACCATCCATTGCCACCGCTGCAAGTCCGAGGGCCCGGCCCTCCCGGCGCCCCCCTGGCCCGGGGAGCAGGGTGAGGAGATCGCGGCCAAGGTCTGCCGCCCCTGCTTCCAGGAGTGGCAGCCGATGCAGATCAAGGTCCTCAACGAGCTGCGCCTCGATCTGGGCGATCCCGAGCAGGCCGCGCTGCTGGACGCGCACATGATGATCTTCTTCGGGTTGATGGATCCGGCCATCGTGGGCCTGCCCGCCTCGCCCTATGGGTATGGGGAGGGGGGTCCCGAGGGCAGCGGCGAGACGCGCCTCGACTGAAGCCGTCCACGTACACGTACACGTGCTCGGGTTCTCCAGGTGACCGGGTTCAGCTCCTGGTCGATGGGAAAGGCCGGGTACGTGAACGTGGACGTGTACGTGTACGAGGCTAGGCGCCGCCCTTCAGGAGGACGTCCCCTTCCTCCTCGAGCCGAGGCGACCACCGCCGATAGCGAAGCCCCAGCGTCTCGCCCTCGTACTGCGCCTCCTCGAACTCGGGAGGCTTGCGCGCCCGATCCTCCTCCAGCCAGCCGGCCAGGACCGCGTCCGCGGCGTCGAGGGCGATCGAGAGGACCTCCTCCTCGTCCCTTCCTTCCGGGGCCAGGCGGACGGTGACCTCCCAGCGCTCCTCGCCCTCGCCGCGCTCGACGAAGAGGGAGAGCTCGAGCTCGTCCTTCCCCTGCTTCCCCTCGACGCCGGTGTGCTCGCCCTCCCGCAGCCAGGGGCCGTAGCGCTCGGTGAGCATCCGGCCGACCTCCTCGCAGAGGGCCGCGGGGAGCGGGGTCGCGTCGGGGGTGCTCACGGTGCGGCCTCGGGGGTCACCGGCGCGGAGGAGACCGGCGCGCAGGCGGGGGCCCCGGGGCCGGGCTCGCGGGCCGCGGCGCGCAGCGCGGGGTGCGGTGCGCCGGCGGCCCAGCGGAGGGCCTCGCAGGCCAC encodes:
- a CDS encoding Fe(2+)-trafficking protein, with protein sequence MSTETIHCHRCKSEGPALPAPPWPGEQGEEIAAKVCRPCFQEWQPMQIKVLNELRLDLGDPEQAALLDAHMMIFFGLMDPAIVGLPASPYGYGEGGPEGSGETRLD